One region of Primulina tabacum isolate GXHZ01 chromosome 1, ASM2559414v2, whole genome shotgun sequence genomic DNA includes:
- the LOC142544356 gene encoding uncharacterized protein LOC142544356: protein MEIKLDGVEDSLILIKQGAEARVFESTFVGRRSIVKKRFSKKYRHPSLDSKLTLKRLNAEARCMTKARKLGVSTPALYAVDPVLNTLTFEFVEGPSVKDILLDFGLHGIVEERLYDIAEQIGDAIGKLHDGGLIHGDLTTSNMLIQNSSNQLVLIDFGLSYTSTLPEDKAVDLYVLERALLSMHSSCGNVMDKILNAYRKSSKQWSSTLNKLAQVRQRGRKRTMVG from the exons ATGGAGATAAAGTTAGATGGAGTTGAAGATTCCTTGATCTTAATTAAGCAAGGAGCTGAGGCT AGAGTATTTGAATCAACTTTTGTTGGCCGACGGTCTATTGTTAAGAAACGTTTTTCAAAGAAATATAGGCATCCATCTCTGGACTCGAAGCTCACTCTCAAACGCTTGAATGCG GAAGCTAGGTGCATGACAAAAGCTAGAAAGCTAGGGGTTTCGACCCCAGCGCTctatgctgttgatccagtgttGAACACTTTAACGTTTGAGTTTGTTGAGGGCCCCTCGGTGAAAGACATACTGCTCGACTTTGGGTTGCATGGTATTGTTGAAGAACGGTTATATGATATTGCAGAACAGATTGGTGATGCAATTGGCAAGTTACATGATGGTGGACTTATCCATGGAGATTTGACGACATCAAACATGTTAATCCAGAATAGTTCCAATCAGCTG GTACTCATTGATTTTGGTCTGAGCTATACATCAACCCTCCCCGAAGACAAAGCAGTTGATTTATATGTTCTCGAACGAGCTTTGCTATCTATGCATTCTTCATGTGGAAATGTG ATGGATAAAATCCTGAATGCGTACAGAAAATCTTCAAAACAATGGTCCTCAACCTTGAACAAGTTAGCCCAAG TGAGACAAAGAGGAAGAAAGCGAACGATGGTTGGGTGA